TTACCTGTGCACATTTAATGGTGTAATTTATTACAACAGAGGCGAAACTCATCATGTGCATGTCGATGCGTGTGGAAAAGCGTGTGGGGTGTTTTGCAGAGGGGACTGGCAATACTCTGTGTTTCACGTGGACACACCGGCCGCCAGCGAGCTTCACATCAACTATAAAGAGTTATGCGCCGCAATACAAGGCATTGAAAGATGGGCGCAGACTTGGACAAACAGCGTTGTGATAGTGCACACAGACAACAGTGTAACCAAAGCAATCATTAACAAAGGGAGAAGTAGAAACCCATACATGAACTGTTTATTGAGGAAACTGTTCTGGCTCAGTACGAAGCATAACTTTTCAGTCAGAGCCATACATGTACCGGGTTTGGTGAACACTCTTCCAGACACTATCTCCAGGCTTCATGAGGCAGGAAACTGGGAGAAATTGTGTGTGTTGCTAAGAAACTGGTCGCATAGGGCTGAATGTGTTAGTTCCGACTTAAGCAAACATATGTCAAAAGATTCATTTGTGTTTCTTGTGCAGGAGAGGCAAAGACGTTTGAAGAAGAACTAAACGGGGAACTCGCCGGGTTTAGAAGCAGTACTTTTGCTGACAATACTGTGAAGACAATTAAAACTCACTTAAAATCCTATATGGATTTTTGCAATAGGATAAGCATCCCCCCTGTGCCGGTGACTAAGAGAACTGTAGCTCTCTATGCCACGTATTTAACCCGAAGGCTCAAGCCTTCCTCTGTGAAACAGCATATTAACATTATTCGAATAATGCACCTTACTTACCTAGACCAGATCCCTCAACTCACCTTAGATTTTTACAGAGTAACTTTTTGTAGGGCCTTGCCCAAGTAAACTCCCGTCCACGTTCTTTTGGGTTGGTAGGAGCTCAAAGTTCGCCCCTTTCTATTGGGTGCTagttttaaatttgttaaaccCCAAGTGTTCTTaaataatatgtgatttttgtccctatgaaattaaaaaacttGCCTTCGGTTTTTGACACCCAAAAGGAACTTCTTGTCACATGAATTTtatggttgtggttgtgatggtgtgtgtgtgtgtgtgtgtgtgggtctgtatgtgtgtatgggtgtgtgtgtgtgtgtgtgtgtgagtgtgtgcgtgtgtgtgtgtgggtgtgagttaaTGTGTTGTATCCTtctatgagtgcgtgtgtgtgagcgtgcttgGTTGCGTAAAAGTACTAGTTTAAGTGTTATttagtataaatataatttaaacTCTCTTTTTACTGTGCCTGTGACTGGTGGGTACCACCAGTCACAACCCCTCGGTCTGCATGCTTTTATGGTGCATTTGTGTCTTAAATTGTGAGCTGATGTCAGGTATGTTTGACTGACCAGCAGTGGGCCGCTCACTTGGCTTTTTACCTGCGCCCGCGTCGCAGCAGCGCTCTTCACTTGCTCTTACCGCCTCTGCCCCATCCACCTCCCTTGTTTGTTATAGCTGGCTGCGCTTTTTCATAAATTTGTACCGAAGGATTATGTATACGTTCTGTGAAATATTATGTGTACCTTATATGGAAAAcgtattgttgttattgtgtaataggggtgctagttttaaatttgttaaaccCCAAGTGTTCTTaaataatatgtgatttttgtccctatgaaattaaaaaacttGCCTTCGGTTTTTGACACCCAAAAGGAACTTCTTGTCACATGAATTTtatggttgtggttgtgatggtgtgtgtgtgtgagtgtgtgtatgggtgtgtgtgtgtgtgtgtgtgtgtgtgagtgtgtgcgtgtgtgtgtgtgggtgtgagttaaTGTGTTGTATCCTtctatgagtgcgtgtgtgtgagcgtgcttgGTTGCGTAAAAGTACTAGTTTaaaaccaggtaaagacagtTTTGTAGGAAATTAATCTTTCAACATGATCATTTAAATTGAATTATTCGCAAAAGCGTAacataattacaaaaataaacataaatCACTTAGACGGTGTTAAAAGGGTTGTTTGGGAAAAGCTCCTTCAGGCAAACATGTCTATTCGGCACACTACAATATTCGTAAAATTGGATATTTTTCAACCAGGTCAAGAAAAATTTGGAGGAAATTAATTTCTCAACATGATTAGTACAATAGAATTGTTCGCCAAGACTTGACTCGTGTTCACGGTCGAGGCAAGACGTGTCTGCGCCGTGCTCCCGTGGTGCGAGAATGACTTGAGATTTTTCTCCCGTAGGGCTGCCATGCATTACTGTTAACTGTGTATACATCTGTTATGAAATTACCTGTACCATGGTACAATGTGGACAGAAAATTAACAATGACTAGTGCTTAAAACGAGAACAGTAGGTTATTAGTTTTTTCCACGTGAAACAGGCAAGTGTATTCTGTGGTGTTattgttcccccaggtctatgttcccccaggtctatcTTCCCCCAGGTCTATCTTCCCCCAGGTCTAATATGTTATGTcatatgtcatgtcatgtcatgtgtATGTCGAAATTTCTAAAAATCTGAAATGGAGTAAACTCTGTGTGGGGTGTGTACTTGGGTGTGTACTTTTCCTGCCAACAATGTCTGCAAACTGCCCGTCATTTCCCAAAAAGCCAAAAAGCGGTAGGCCTACAGGGCGCCTACAGAAGTTACTGCATTCCGTTCCAATACACAACGGATCTATTCTTTTATTCCGAGGTGCCAAACTGCCGTCGGCCGGTTGTGATAACAATGTAAACAAACACCCGCCACACTCACCATGCCCGGCACGGCCACCTTCTACACCTTCCCTCTCGGGACATGACATAACATGACATGATTTATAATATGACATGTCTTGACACATGACATGAAACATGACATGACATATAACGTGACACATGATGTGACATATGACATGACACGACTTATAGCACGATATAATATAGCATGACATATGACACGACATATTGCTTGCCATGACATGATATATGACATGACATGTGACATGGCATATGCCATGACATATGGCATGATATGTAACATGACACATGACAAGACACGTGTGGCATGACATGTGAAATGACATATGGCATGACACATGACCTGACATATGGCATAACATGACATGAGTCATGGTATGACTGGaggaacatagacctgggggaacatatacctgggggaacatagacATGCTCCCGTTTTTGTGTGCTATGACATGGCtgcgaagaagaacaagaaaagaaaggtgAACGACACGAGCAACGTGAGCAGCACGTGTTGTAACGcgttttgtcaaaatgtaaaacattttacaaaacgcggggcgcgccccgtgttttgtcaaaacatttttacaaaacgcggggcgcgccccgtgttttgtcaaaacatttcacACTTTGTTACAAaacacggggcgcgccccgcgttTTGTAAAAACGTTTTGACAAAACGAGTGGCGCGCCCACAAGACCCCttatcttctttgaaattggaAGTCAAGAAAACTTAGAATCTTCACCATCAAATAATTTccaaattgtgtgtctgtctgtttgtatgctaCTCATGCAAATCCACAGTTCAATTAAAAGTCATTTATTTCCTTTTACCCCGATTATTTAAAATATCCTGAATGAAGACCAATATTTGTTTTCGTGTGTTGGTTTGCTTGATAGTTTGATTTGTTGCAATTAAAGGGACAATCAAACAAAAGTCTTTAGGATCATTACATTGTCAGTGGGCATGAATcgtcgccacccccccccccccccccccaaaaaaaaaaaaaaaaaaaaaaaatctgcaagATGCATTGTTTTGCTTATCTTATAGTCTGCTTTTTCACATTTAAAGGGGTTTCCAGCGGGAGTCAGTGAGAACATAATTTTAAGTCAtataaatgtaaacaaagattttctgaacgaatattttttttagtgtgcgtgtttgtgttgcCTTGTGTGATAGCCTGATTTTGCTTAGTTAAATGGACATCAAAGCGGAAACAAATTTGATAATTTCAACGTCatataaaatgtaaacaaagatcTTCTGATCAAAAACAACATCTGCttctttgtatatatatgtgggaTAGTTTCATTTTGGTGTTAGTTAAAAGGACATCCAAGCGGAAGTCAATGGGGCCATTTTAAGGTTATATAAATTGTAAACAACGATCTTCTGAacgaagaatttttttttttttgcttctgTAATAGTCTGAATTCTCGCAGTTAAAAGGACATTCAGATAAaagtcattttgttcaatttaacTCAAAATGTAAATATCCTGAATGACgaccattttgtttttgtgttctggtttgCTTGATAGTCTTATTTTTTGCAGTTAAAGCGACAATCAAGTGGAAGTCAGTTGCCATTAATCGTCGCCGAAATAAATGAAATTTTCTGCACGATGCATTATTTTGCTTGTGTTATAGTCTGCTGTTTTGCGTTTAAAGGGGTTTTCCAGCGGGAGTCAGTGATATGATAATTTTAACGTCAtataaatgtaaacaaagattTGCCGGCACCTTCAGACATGTCTTTCATCTTGACCAACCAATTGACAACCGACCTCGTTggctacattttttttaattaatcaaTTCCCTGTATAACAGCTTGctgtaaaactgaaactggATGATAGCCCAGAATTCTAGGGTTAttacattttgacaaaacgCGTGTTTGAGCCCCCTGCGTTTTGTAAAAAGTGtttacattttgacaaaacgCGTTAGAACAGCACGGACTTAGACAACAGTGAGAGTGCGACATCGCCTGGCAAACAGAGAGAAATGGAGGTGAGTCAAAATGCAGTTCTGGAAAAACTTGACAACATTGAGAGAAAAATAGACGGGAACAAAACTGCCTTGTCAGAAAAAATCGAATGTGAAGTTGAGAGACTACGCTCTGAAATCGTTGAACTGCAGCGAGTGAACGACTGCTTAACTGAGAAACtgcaacagacagagaaaaaatgCACTGTTTTACACGATGAAGTGGAGTGCGAAAGTGTCTTGATgtagaaagagaaaagagaaacgATTTAGATCAATATGGCAGGCGCGAGATGCTGAGCTTCGTGAGTTTAGGGCCCGACAGCAGCAAGGAAAACTCACACGAGTGTGAGACAAAAGTGATACAGGTGATTAATAACAAACTAGGGCTGACCCATATTAACTATACAGACATCAGTGTGGCCCACAGAGTCGGCCATTACTCTGCAGGTTACCACAGACAGGTAATGGTCAAGTTTGTGTCAAGGAGGCACAGAAACGATGTGATGCAAGCGAGAAGAAAACTGAAAGGGTCTCAGATTGCAGTCATTGAAGATCTGACACCACTCAACGCGGAGAGACTTGGCAAGGTTAGAAAACTCAGGTCTGTTGTCAACACCTGGACAAAGGAGGGGCGGATTTTCGCTCTGCTGACCACGGCCGACAGGGTGGTGCGGGTCGAGAGACATGACAGAGATCAACTTGGCTCCACCCAAAGACACCGGTTCCCCTGGCAACGACGAACGCAGCTCCTCGCAAAACTTCCGACGCACTGGCCACAGTGGCCAGAATCCCAGAACCGCAACCTCCCATTTCCCTTCCCCTTCCCGATACACAGCCCACGTCAACTACAGCCGTGCTGTCGCCAGCTCTGTCCCCAATCACCCGGGTGCCAGTTGACGACAGGCGATCTGCGGCTGCtgtcccccacacacaccccttcaACGACACCAGACGTGAAACCACCCCCACTTCCCACCACCCCGGTTCCAGAGATGAGAGACGTGGTGCAGTTTTGGGCTCCCTACTCCACGGTTCCTGTGTTACAAGGGTGGGGGTGCGACTTCAGTCACTGCTCAGGGGGGTGTACGTGACGACGGGAGAGGTGGCACTGTCGGTCCTGTCTCCAGTACCCCTGTCATCCAGGAGCCACAGGTCGTCCAACACCGAGTGTTGGAGAGAGGGCTGATTTCGGGGAAGCAGAGACGGTAACCACCCCGCTATAGTGACCAGACCCTGGCTGGTGCCGTCAGTGTGTTAAGGTACTGTGAGTATCCCtcagtgaaaacacacacacacacacacacacacacacacacactccggcacacacacacacacacacacacacacacacacacacacacacacacacacacacacacactgaacacggCATATTGAAAATAAGAGGGATAAACTCAATGAAAGACAAAATATGGTTATTTGATATAATAGAGGAAGACAAAATAGTGACAAAATAACAGGACTGCAAAAACGGATATCCCTGTAATGCTGTACGAACAGTCCTCCGTCATCCGATCTTTAATCAACCTTCTCCACCCCTTCCCAGCCAGCATGATtctgcgtgacgcatgcgttatttctgcgtttttcatgcggggatgcgtacggcctcgtgacaccttcgcttcgcgcgcgttacttttcgccaacttttacgcagattgtcgcattcgaaacgacttcaccacgcagtgtttagcacgcatggattcaatgaaaaggtgattgcaatttttgttttttcctaattttatactgtgggtttatgcatttacttcatgaaataatttattatattttatgttattaaaaaatatttacttttaaattttggttatgaatagttattcttcttcaaaaacttctttttttttttagaaaaaaatttGCATAAAAACTTTCAATCCGCTATCTAAACAATCAGTTTATCTTAAGACagtttcggttaaaaaaaaatgcatttaaaagtttaataaaatatttttattttatgtaatggttttcccatttaatttttatttaatcattttgttattactaacatttatttgcttaattgttatcctgattatttttatcttaaaataaatatgattattttaatttgtattatcattataattgttttagcatgtaatataattattgtaatggggatttggtattgttgtaggaatcagctttccacaaaataatgttgtggaaaaatctaggcaaagcataataaaaatattatatgaacagaaaagataactgaaatctatatgaacacccataacaaaacgataaaaacattttaataaaaattcagattaaacaaaaaaatgtaaactaaagtaactttgaaactaattatctactcaaaataaaggctgatgttaatggttacataaaatttgttctcagcatattttcattttattttattttgctttggaaGAAAATATCCATGAAAGTTCAATTTCAGGGGAGACAGTTACCTTGACTGAAAAGAGCAATttattgaagttatttcccttgtctgtCAGACCTACTTCAATCAGACAATCTCCAACTTCCTGTTGGCAAGAAGTCTGTCAAATCCACATTGTATCGGcggtttttttgctttttcttcatattgacttgtatttatgctgtgcataaaatcatttttgcatGTTCAGATGTGCGAGGATAGACAAGAATTTAAGATAAAAAGTTTTCCGAAACCGGACAATCAGCCAGCGCCAGCCAGCGCCACagtcaccaccacaaccacatgaAACGTTCATTGCCAGTTTACGCTGAAAATGTTTATTGGTCGACACCACAGGTCGTTCATTTTCAGCGCAGATAATGCATACAAAATCAGTGGAATATTTTCATAAATTCCACAAAAACTATGATTGACATAATCATATACATTGGGTTGTACATTTGCATAAATTCACCAAGAACAAAAATTGTCTTACACATCATAGATGGCATTGTCCACTATGTATTAGCttactgttttttgttcttgtttccagCTTCACCAACAAGCTGTCAAATTTTACTAGACTGGTCaccgggttacttccctttatctaCCGCTTTCTGCATCCGCTCATTAGACCATCATCAAAAAACTTATATTGGCAACtctaaaaaacaataaacattgtgttttagcCCAATTAAAGCACATCGATTAAATACATAATGTCTGTCATTCACCACCAATCCGGCGGTACGCGCCCACACAACTACGTTATGGTGGAGTAAGGGGATGGCGGTGGGGTTGAAAATTTTCGCACAGTTGTTTGGGACGTCTGGCACTGGCTACCGCAGATGCAGAAATGGCAGAGAGACTGATCTTGGGCCGGCTGGCCAATGGGAAGACGGCATTCCGCTCATTAGTTATGCATATGACCTGTGCTCTGGCACCGTCTATACACCACAATCTCGCTTCTCTTCACACCCAAAAATATCATTTATGCTGTGCataaaatcatttttgcatGTTCAGATGTGCGAGGATAGACAAGAATTTAAGATAAAAAGTTTTCCGAAACCGGACAATCAGCCAGCGCCAGCCAGCGCCACagtcaccaccacaaccacatgaAACGTTCATTGCCAGTTTACGCTGAAAATGTTTATTGGTCGACACCACAGGTCGTTCATTTTCAGCGCAGATAATGCATACAAAATCAGTGGAATATTTTCATAAATTCCACAAAAACTATGATTGACATAATCATATACATTGGGTTGTACATTTGCATAAATTCACCAAGAACAAAAATTGTCTTACACATCATAGATGGCATTGTCCACTATGTATTAGCttactgttttttgttcttgtttccagCTTCACCAACAAGCTGTCAAATTTTACTAGACTGGTCaccgggttacttccctttatctaCCGCTTTCTGCATCCGCTCATTAGACCATCATCAAAAAACTTATATTGGCAACtctaaaaaacaataaacattgtgttttagcCCAATTAAAGCACATCGATTAAATACATAATGTCTGTCATTCACCACCAATCCGGCGGTACGCGCCACCACCTGATGACTCACATCAGGTACCGCCACCAATCAAAATCGACCTTTCTCGgaaagttgcactgcacacTTTCTTATAATCCCAGGCTGCACTGCACACCTGTGATCCCATGTTAATGTTCTGCTGCACTGCACGCAGACATGTGCCTGACCTCCCCCTTTCTGTTGCACTGCACACAGAGAGAAGCCCTACGTTTTACCTGATCTACCAGTTGTGCACCCTGATGTAAGACAAGAAAGCGTTAGAAGACCATCTGCCCGCCTGACGGATTTGAGCGTCCGATGCCCCGTTCCGAGCCATGTGGGAGGCACCCCCAATCCTAAAGCTATGCGATTTGAAGTTCTGTTTGGGCAGGCCACAAAATTGGAAAACCAACTGTAGTTGCTCGTTGAATTCCCTGGCCGTTATGGGTGCCCCCGACATAGCTCGGAACAACGGCCCCGTTGCGTTCCCACGAATGCTCATGTAGGCCCGCATGGCCTCTACCGCGCATGGGACGCCTGCCTTGGCTTTCTCTACGGTATGGGTAACTGGTTTTGCGCTAGATTTGAAATTGCGGAACGTTATGGTCAATGCCTGTCCGTCCAGTCGGACATCTCCCCTATGCAATACGTTTTCTGGTTCCCGGGATACCGCCATTTCCCCCACCCGCAATAATGAGTGAAAGGCCAAGGTGCACATAGCCCGGAAACGTATCTTCTCGTAGTTCTCCCCAATGGCCACCTCGCTCTTCTCCATAATTGAGTTAAGGATAGGGACAGTAATGGGCAACCTTGTATCCTTCCCTTTGTCACCCACCCTTTTGCACCCCTGCAGTAGTCTTTTGACAGTATAATCAATAGTGGGATCCCCTAACCCATTCAATTTATGGACGCAACTGATTGCTGAAACTGCGGACATCACCGTTGAAGCCGCCTTCCCTTCCTCATGCAACGAACCAATGTACAGACACACCGCTGCAGTGCTCATTGGCAAGGAAGTAGAAAACCCTCTCTGTTTCAAAAAACTAGTCACGCTCACCCAGGTCCTTCTATATGCTTGTTGTGTCCCTTTGGCGTACGAGGCTGTCAACAGCTCTCCTAGTCGCCTATCCCCCCCAATTGTTCTGGCAGAGGTGAAATCCCAACCGGAAGTGGCTCTGCATGTGGACACAATTGCCGGAACCTCGTCATCGGAGTGTCCAGAGTGCCCAGCCATGCCTGAGTTGGATTTTCCACCCGTAGAGGTGGTCGATCCTGCGGGCGATGCCTCAGGCGCCGGCGTCTTGGCGGCCCGAATCTCCGCAATCTCCTTCCTCAGGGCCTTCTGCTCAGCAAGGAGCTGGGTTAGCGACTCCTTCACGCCCATTTCGTCCTCTCCTTCAGCCTCCTCGTCTCGGAACCTCTTCGGGGGCTGCTTTGAGGGACGCCCCGGTCGCTTGGTTGGACGCTTCGACATCCTGAAACACTTCAAAGGCCACTAAGCATCAggggcctattttttttttttttttttttttttttttttttttttttttttttttttttttatatatatgcaGCACGGGCTGTACCAATAAAACATTCCCCATGAAGTCACAACCGGTTCTACCAAACCAGAACCAACAATGACGTCACTCCAGAAGCTGGAAAGGATATTCCCTCCTATTCCACTCCCGGCATCAAAGCTCTGCGTCTGGCGTCTTCGGTAGAACCCAACCACTTCAGTCTGGGAATAAACCTTGGTACCCCGTTCGTGCTGCATCTACACTCCTATTGTGGTTCTGCCCTCAGCACGAGAGTACACCTAAGAAAACACTGTCAATCTGATCATGCAGCACGGGCTGTACCAATACACATTCCCCATGAAGTCACAACCGGTTCTACCAAACCAGAACCAACAATGACGTCACTCCAAAAGCTGGAAAGGATACCCCATCCTATTCCACTCCCGGCATCAAAGCTCTGCGTCTGGCGTCTTCGGTAGAACCCAACCACTTCAGTCTGGGAATAAACCTTGGTACCCCGTCCGTGCCGCATCTACCCCTATTGTGGTTCTGCCATCAGCACGAGAGGATACCGGCTATCACTATTAGCCCCCACTTCCCTCTCACCCGCTGAACAACCACAACACCTTCTTACCTCATTGGTCTATATGCCGACTGTCCAACAGAACTTTTCTCAGTGCTCTGTACAGTAGCATGTGCCCCGACCCTGACAGATGAATCCCATCTGCTAAAAAATGTTTCTGATACTGAGCAAACTTCTCTGCTGGAGGGAAAGCCACGTAGTGGGGGAACAAACCCACTATCCTGTGTGCCGTTTTCAGCTGTTGATGAAGAAGCCTATTCACCTCCCTGGCTATGTCATTGAAACCCCCCCAGCCACTGTATCTCTGTGTCATCCCTGACACCACCACTACTGAGTTTGCCAATGTTtgcaccctcacacacagatGCCACAGCTCACGAAACACTTTATTCGGTGTCGTTCCGGGAACAATATTATTGTCCCCCACCATTAGCACTATCACTCCCCATTTTTTCCGGGTGAAAATGGCCCTGTTCTGTTCTAGCATTGATTCAACGTCGCTTATTTTTCGGCCCCCTCTCCCATCGAATATCTGCTCAAAACCATCAAAACCTAAATCTGGCCGCACCCCCTCATCTGTGTTCACAAATCGCTGAAACCTCCACGTGAAAGAGTGCCCGACCACCGCACAACTTGTAAACATTTTCGCTCCCGCCGTCTTTCTTCACAAAGAAACTAGTCACGTGACCGAGCGATTCGCGTTGCCACTGCTCGGACCAATTTTAATGCCAGGAGAAGATGATACTGTCTTCTTTTCTCCCTGAACACTTTTACTGACGGCTGTCAGCTAATTGTACCATCACCGTCTACCTAGCTATCACCCTCGTTCCTTCGAGTGTCACTCCCGGCAAACGTGAAACCACGTGTTTCTGCCTACGGTGCCACGCTGTCTCCCAGTTTCCCAAACTCCAAACTTTCCTTGCAGACAACTAATTGGCCCCACTCGAGCCTATTACCGCTGTTTCGATCTCAATCGCCCCTCTCGACAAtcaagcaacaaaacaaaacaaaacaaggtaAAAGTACGTGTACCTTCTCTTTCCAAAAACCTTGAAACGTTGAAAATTTTCGCACAGTTGTTTGGGACGTCTGGCACTGGCTACCGCAGATGCAGAAATGGCAGAGAGACTGATCTTGGGCCGGCTGGCCAATGGGAAGACGGCATTCCGCTCATTAGTTATGCATATGACCTGTGCTCTGGCACCGTCTATACACCACAATCTCGCTTCTCTTCACAcccaaaaatatcatttttgacttgcttattggatgcaaggtaatcttatccttctctc
This DNA window, taken from Littorina saxatilis isolate snail1 unplaced genomic scaffold, US_GU_Lsax_2.0 scaffold_124, whole genome shotgun sequence, encodes the following:
- the LOC138954658 gene encoding uncharacterized protein, producing MSKRPTKRPGRPSKQPPKRFRDEEAEGEDEMGVKESLTQLLAEQKALRKEIAEIRAAKTPAPEASPAGSTTSTGGKSNSGMAGHSGHSDDEVPAIVSTCRATSGWDFTSARTIGGDRRLGELLTASYAKGTQQAYRRTWCNRKGEVRHMSACSAAEH